In Streptomyces capitiformicae, one genomic interval encodes:
- the ychF gene encoding redox-regulated ATPase YchF has product MSLTIGIVGLPNVGKSTLFNALTKNDVLAANYPFATIEPNVGVVGVPDARLTKLAEIFGSQRILPATVDFVDIAGIVRGASEGEGLGNKFLANIRESDAICQVIRAFKDENVVHVDGKVSPKDDIETINTELILADLQTIEKVLPRLAKESRIKKDVAPKVKAVEEAKEILERGDTLFSQGIVQGGERAELLHDLHLLTTKPFLYVFNVDEDELIDDDFKNEQRALVAPAEAIFLNAKLEADLAELDEADAMELLESVGAEEPGLATLARVGFNTLGLQTYLTAGPKESRAWTIKKGATAPEAAGVIHTDFQKGFIKAEVISFTDLVETGSVAEARAKGKARMEGKEYVMQDGDVVEFRFNV; this is encoded by the coding sequence GTGTCGCTCACGATCGGAATCGTCGGTCTGCCCAACGTCGGCAAGTCGACCCTGTTCAACGCCCTGACCAAGAACGACGTGCTCGCGGCCAACTACCCGTTCGCCACGATCGAGCCGAACGTGGGCGTCGTGGGCGTCCCGGACGCGCGCCTGACCAAGCTGGCCGAGATCTTCGGCTCCCAGCGGATCCTCCCGGCGACCGTCGACTTCGTCGACATCGCGGGCATCGTCCGCGGCGCCAGCGAGGGTGAGGGCCTCGGCAACAAGTTCCTCGCGAACATCCGCGAATCGGACGCGATCTGCCAGGTCATCCGCGCCTTCAAGGACGAGAACGTCGTCCACGTCGACGGCAAGGTCTCGCCCAAGGACGACATCGAGACCATCAACACCGAGCTGATCCTCGCCGACCTCCAGACCATCGAGAAGGTCCTTCCGCGCCTGGCGAAGGAGTCGCGGATCAAGAAGGACGTCGCGCCGAAGGTGAAGGCGGTGGAGGAGGCCAAGGAGATCCTTGAGCGGGGCGACACCCTCTTCTCGCAGGGCATCGTCCAGGGCGGCGAGCGCGCGGAGCTCCTGCACGACCTGCATCTGCTGACCACGAAGCCCTTCCTCTACGTCTTCAACGTGGACGAGGACGAGCTGATCGACGACGACTTCAAGAACGAGCAGCGCGCCCTGGTCGCCCCCGCCGAGGCGATCTTCCTCAACGCCAAGCTGGAGGCGGACCTCGCCGAGCTCGACGAGGCGGACGCGATGGAGCTGCTCGAGTCGGTCGGCGCGGAAGAGCCCGGCCTCGCCACCCTCGCCCGCGTCGGCTTCAACACCCTCGGCCTGCAGACCTACCTCACCGCCGGCCCCAAGGAATCCCGCGCCTGGACCATCAAGAAGGGCGCCACCGCCCCCGAGGCCGCCGGCGTCATCCACACCGACTTCCAAAAGGGCTTCATCAAGGCCGAGGTCATCTCCTTCACCGACCTGGTGGAGACCGGCTCGGTCGCGGAGGCCCGCGCGAAGGGGAAGGCGCGCATGGAGGGCAAGGAGTATGTGATGCAGGACGGCGACGTCGTCGAGTTCCGGTTCAATGTGTAG
- a CDS encoding 4'-phosphopantetheinyl transferase superfamily protein: MGVDVQGVPGPETVTLCAPALHPAEQAEIAGAPESLRPVAFARLWARKEAYLKGLGTGIGHGVGARYLGERGGDTAPARPAGWDIRSRADPRGAPWCSGLVD, encoded by the coding sequence GTGGGCGTCGACGTCCAGGGAGTGCCCGGTCCCGAGACCGTCACGCTGTGCGCCCCCGCGCTCCATCCGGCGGAACAGGCGGAGATCGCGGGCGCCCCGGAGAGTCTGCGCCCGGTCGCCTTCGCCCGGCTGTGGGCCCGTAAAGAGGCGTATCTCAAGGGACTCGGCACCGGCATCGGCCATGGCGTGGGCGCCCGCTACCTCGGTGAGCGCGGCGGGGACACGGCACCCGCCCGGCCGGCGGGCTGGGACATCCGCAGTCGAGCCGATCCACGGGGTGCACCGTGGTGCTCGGGCTTGGTCGACTAG
- a CDS encoding NADPH-dependent FMN reductase yields the protein MSEEKLRLAVLVGTVRDVRLAPVFAGWFLRAARAHGRFEVDVVDAKYIALPLAVDRRSAEISAEPRKVTPVLASADAFVVVTGEYNHSFPAALKNLIDWHRTEWQAKPVGFVSYGGMSGGLRAVEQLRQVFAELHAMTVRDSISFHKATALLDATGRIRDEEAYAPTVKSMLGQLEWWSLALREARDKRPYEA from the coding sequence ATGTCTGAGGAGAAGTTGCGCCTGGCCGTGCTCGTCGGCACCGTCCGGGACGTCCGGCTGGCGCCGGTGTTCGCCGGATGGTTCCTCCGGGCGGCGCGTGCCCACGGGCGGTTCGAGGTCGACGTGGTCGACGCCAAGTACATCGCGCTGCCTCTCGCGGTGGACCGGCGCAGCGCGGAGATCAGCGCCGAGCCGCGGAAGGTGACACCCGTGCTGGCGTCGGCGGACGCGTTCGTGGTGGTGACGGGCGAGTACAACCACAGTTTTCCGGCGGCGTTGAAGAACCTCATCGACTGGCATCGCACCGAGTGGCAGGCCAAACCGGTCGGCTTCGTGAGCTACGGCGGGATGAGCGGGGGGCTGCGCGCGGTCGAACAGCTTCGCCAGGTCTTCGCCGAACTGCACGCGATGACCGTCCGGGACTCAATCAGCTTCCACAAGGCCACCGCACTGCTGGACGCCACCGGCCGCATTCGGGACGAAGAGGCTTACGCGCCGACGGTGAAAAGCATGCTAGGCCAACTCGAGTGGTGGTCCCTGGCCCTCAGGGAGGCGCGGGACAAACGTCCTTACGAGGCCTGA
- a CDS encoding helix-turn-helix transcriptional regulator has translation MRTEIRDLFLTPFGDPINLINQRGRIFILQGGPGTGKTFYLEEAKRLAIASDSLCLHATGFREEHEIPFSAFEQFIHVPGIPDTVRSAVWRLVRRTASATPSGLAPARLLQDLFSALVAAAKHTGMVILIDDAQYLDADSHSCLLYLARRAQSHNITMVVAYPPDAFCDAIGNRLDLLGLPGACLLKATSLRENDVRTLLERGLGAEGATRLAAPVHRISGGNPALAAALVRDLRVAGGIEPETPVPIGDAFRTAYLAGLARHPCLAKTVQALAVLGDDATPARAAQLLESCPHEIAKHIAALECAGLLGEGGFRHPAVPGAVLGMLGAELASLHRRASALLVAEGAPALAVAQHLLAAQERPDVSHVPVLRRAWQQLLVAGQTDRALACLRLADQAELGEEQRAEITAELVHTLVWVNPLAAEPEVGRLLAAARAGRADCRALRLLVAWLLWFGRHDRAREVLVQLVETCDPSHADDGKRALSTLIGCLWPEVLGDPAVRGYFRTAQDSTLATGYGATAIPPSRTAVVHSGRLRRLLSPMAATEWNDDHEAAGRRAASADMDARPFWKLDLAAVMELVQEGETTLADRLCEEKRTRLPADEFPVRHALLAALHGHIRGKLGDPRTASECAQAALALLHEQGWGVAVGLPLSVLISAHTLMGDPSRAAHYLERPVPDEMWDSSFGPLYRIALGCYLLETGRPDMALNEFIACAPKGEDRPADPFGCSCWRAHAAEAYLALGEPEQARRMADAELLQGDRPTDARGRALRILAVVDAPEQRRAHLEEAERTLRGAHSRLPLAQVLAQLSQVDLADGHTRTARARWKEALSLAAACGVPHRLRPPASPLDEPLAPPQPAWAEGGQPTATGPAPRHTTGAGGLTEAEWRVASLAAARRSNRQIAAQLYITVSTVEQHLTRVYRKLSVRRRSDLPGLLGLQSQEGDQTGFVF, from the coding sequence ATGCGAACGGAAATCCGCGATTTATTTCTGACGCCGTTCGGTGACCCCATCAATCTGATCAACCAGCGTGGCAGAATCTTCATCCTGCAAGGAGGTCCAGGAACTGGAAAAACTTTCTATCTGGAAGAGGCGAAAAGGCTGGCCATTGCCTCGGATTCCTTATGCCTGCACGCCACCGGGTTTCGCGAAGAGCATGAAATCCCCTTTTCTGCCTTCGAGCAGTTCATTCACGTTCCGGGGATTCCCGACACCGTACGGTCGGCCGTGTGGCGGCTCGTGCGACGTACGGCGTCCGCCACCCCGTCCGGCCTCGCCCCCGCACGCCTCCTGCAGGACCTCTTCTCCGCGCTGGTCGCGGCGGCGAAACACACCGGGATGGTCATCCTCATCGACGACGCCCAGTACCTGGACGCGGACTCGCACTCCTGTTTGCTCTATCTCGCCCGCCGCGCCCAGTCCCACAACATCACCATGGTGGTGGCCTACCCGCCCGATGCCTTCTGCGACGCCATCGGTAACCGGCTGGACCTCCTCGGACTCCCCGGCGCCTGTCTGCTCAAGGCCACCAGCCTGAGGGAAAACGATGTCAGGACGCTGCTGGAGCGTGGGCTCGGTGCCGAGGGGGCCACACGGCTGGCTGCGCCGGTGCACCGGATCAGCGGCGGCAACCCCGCCCTGGCCGCAGCGCTGGTCCGCGACCTGCGCGTGGCCGGAGGCATCGAGCCCGAAACGCCGGTCCCGATCGGGGACGCCTTTCGGACCGCCTACCTCGCCGGTCTGGCCCGCCACCCGTGTCTCGCGAAGACCGTCCAGGCCCTCGCCGTGCTGGGTGACGACGCGACCCCGGCACGGGCCGCCCAGTTGCTGGAGAGCTGCCCCCATGAGATAGCGAAGCACATCGCGGCACTCGAATGCGCGGGCTTACTCGGTGAGGGCGGCTTCCGGCATCCGGCCGTGCCGGGCGCCGTCCTCGGCATGCTCGGCGCCGAACTGGCGAGCCTGCACCGGCGGGCCTCCGCGCTGCTCGTCGCGGAGGGGGCACCGGCCCTCGCCGTCGCCCAGCACCTGCTGGCCGCGCAGGAGCGGCCCGACGTATCCCATGTGCCGGTGCTGCGACGTGCCTGGCAGCAGCTTCTCGTGGCCGGGCAGACGGACCGGGCGCTCGCCTGTCTACGCCTGGCCGACCAGGCCGAACTCGGGGAAGAGCAGCGCGCCGAAATCACCGCCGAGTTGGTCCACACACTGGTCTGGGTCAATCCCCTGGCGGCGGAGCCCGAGGTGGGCCGGCTGCTGGCCGCGGCGCGCGCCGGGCGAGCCGACTGCCGTGCGCTGCGCCTCCTCGTCGCCTGGCTCCTCTGGTTCGGCCGGCACGATCGGGCACGGGAGGTGCTGGTTCAGCTGGTCGAGACCTGCGACCCGTCCCACGCGGACGACGGGAAACGGGCCCTGTCCACCCTGATCGGCTGCCTGTGGCCGGAAGTGCTCGGCGACCCCGCGGTACGTGGCTACTTCCGCACCGCCCAGGACAGCACCCTTGCCACCGGGTACGGTGCGACGGCGATACCTCCGTCTCGCACCGCGGTGGTCCACTCCGGCCGCCTGCGGCGCCTTCTGTCGCCCATGGCCGCCACGGAGTGGAACGACGACCACGAGGCCGCCGGGCGGCGGGCCGCCTCGGCAGACATGGACGCTCGGCCGTTCTGGAAACTGGATCTCGCGGCCGTAATGGAACTGGTGCAAGAGGGTGAGACAACCCTCGCCGACCGGCTCTGCGAGGAGAAGCGAACCCGCCTGCCCGCGGACGAGTTCCCCGTCCGGCACGCGTTGCTGGCCGCTCTGCACGGCCACATCCGAGGGAAACTGGGAGACCCGCGTACGGCCTCGGAGTGTGCCCAGGCGGCCTTGGCACTGCTGCACGAGCAGGGCTGGGGCGTCGCTGTCGGCCTACCCCTGTCGGTCCTGATCTCCGCCCACACCCTCATGGGCGATCCGAGCCGGGCGGCCCACTACCTGGAACGACCCGTCCCGGACGAGATGTGGGACTCGTCGTTCGGCCCGCTGTACCGCATCGCCCTCGGCTGCTACCTCCTGGAGACAGGCCGTCCGGACATGGCGTTGAACGAGTTCATCGCCTGCGCCCCGAAGGGCGAAGACCGACCGGCCGACCCCTTCGGCTGCTCCTGCTGGCGCGCCCACGCCGCAGAGGCGTACCTGGCCCTCGGCGAGCCGGAGCAGGCCCGACGGATGGCCGACGCCGAGCTCCTGCAGGGCGACCGGCCGACCGACGCCCGAGGTCGAGCCCTGCGGATCCTGGCCGTGGTCGACGCCCCCGAGCAGCGCAGGGCTCATCTGGAGGAGGCGGAGCGCACCCTGCGCGGGGCGCACAGCCGTCTCCCGCTCGCCCAGGTGCTGGCCCAGCTCAGCCAGGTGGACCTGGCGGACGGTCACACCCGTACCGCGCGGGCCCGCTGGAAAGAGGCGCTGAGCCTGGCCGCCGCATGCGGCGTGCCCCATCGGTTACGGCCTCCCGCGAGCCCACTCGACGAGCCGTTGGCCCCACCCCAGCCGGCCTGGGCGGAGGGCGGACAGCCGACGGCAACCGGTCCGGCGCCGAGGCACACCACTGGCGCCGGGGGTCTGACGGAGGCCGAGTGGCGGGTTGCCTCGCTGGCCGCAGCGCGCAGGTCGAACCGGCAGATCGCCGCCCAGCTGTACATCACAGTGAGCACGGTGGAGCAACATCTGACCCGTGTGTACCGAAAACTCTCGGTCCGCCGCCGGTCGGACTTGCCCGGCCTGCTGGGACTCCAGTCGCAAGAGGGAGATCAGACCGGTTTCGTTTTCTAG
- a CDS encoding 4'-phosphopantetheinyl transferase family protein — protein sequence MGARTGAGRWPRPWAHSNDGPTVPDRPGGPGQPDRPRPHRPRHTQAGADGGDRLGSGLEEGALHVWLLRAAHGAGPLPRSATDELSAREARRAAATARPRHRLLYLSAHIALRRLLAAYTGVPPDRLRLGRARCPRCGGPHGRPVLLGFPCTSPSPTATG from the coding sequence GTGGGGGCCCGCACAGGCGCAGGAAGGTGGCCCCGGCCATGGGCGCACAGCAACGACGGGCCGACCGTCCCGGACCGCCCCGGCGGCCCCGGCCAGCCGGACAGACCACGGCCGCACAGACCGCGGCACACACAGGCCGGAGCCGACGGCGGGGACCGCCTCGGCTCCGGCCTCGAGGAGGGCGCGCTGCACGTGTGGCTGCTGCGCGCGGCCCACGGCGCCGGGCCGCTGCCCCGCAGCGCGACCGACGAACTCAGCGCACGGGAGGCCCGGCGGGCCGCCGCGACGGCACGCCCCCGGCACCGGCTGCTGTATCTGTCGGCGCACATCGCCCTCAGACGGCTGCTGGCCGCCTACACCGGAGTCCCCCCGGACCGGCTCCGCCTCGGACGCGCACGCTGCCCGCGGTGCGGCGGCCCGCACGGCCGCCCCGTACTGCTCGGCTTTCCCTGCACTTCTCCCTCTCCCACAGCCACGGGCTGA
- a CDS encoding MFS transporter, which produces METEMTTSPQVKAGKREWLGLAVLALPTILIALDMSVLHLAVPHLSADLDPSSTQLLWIVDIYGFLIAGLLITMGTLGDRIGRRRLLLIGAVGFGAASVLAAYSTSPVMLITARGLLGVAGATLMPSTMSLLRNMFHDAKQRNVAISVWMAGFVLGGALGPAVGGVMLEYFWWGSVFLLGAPVMALLVITGPILLPEYRSEQPGRLDFLSVLMLLVGVLPVVYGIKEYASHGIEATSSLILAVGLAICAAFVLRQRNLESPLLDLRLFSSRTFAAALAVLSLSMFVMAGAQFFLAQFLQMVSGYTPMEAGLLMLPISVMMVIGIMASPGLAQKIRPAYLMAGGLAIAAVGLFILSRLTEDSGIGMVIAGGAIMSLGLGPTPALGTGMVLATAPAEKAGEASAIQETAAELGAALGIALLGAVGTAVYRAQVQDSIPDGTPEAATAAAEDSIGSAVAAAEDLSGDTKESLLDAVRTAFTDGIQISYTASVVIALAIALLVATLLRRVTPTLEEEGEAPQPEQKVTATGDQAR; this is translated from the coding sequence ATGGAGACGGAAATGACAACATCTCCCCAGGTCAAGGCTGGGAAGCGAGAGTGGTTAGGGCTGGCCGTCCTGGCTCTGCCGACCATCCTGATCGCCCTCGATATGTCTGTTCTGCACTTGGCGGTGCCGCATTTGAGTGCAGACCTCGACCCGTCGAGCACGCAATTGCTCTGGATTGTCGACATCTACGGTTTCCTCATCGCTGGTCTGCTCATCACCATGGGCACATTGGGTGACCGTATCGGCCGACGGCGGCTGTTGCTCATCGGCGCGGTGGGATTCGGCGCAGCCTCGGTTCTCGCGGCCTATTCCACGAGTCCGGTGATGCTCATCACCGCGCGCGGGCTGCTGGGCGTGGCCGGGGCGACCCTGATGCCGTCCACGATGTCGCTGCTGCGGAACATGTTCCACGACGCGAAGCAGCGCAACGTCGCGATCAGCGTGTGGATGGCGGGCTTTGTGCTGGGCGGCGCCCTGGGACCGGCCGTCGGCGGCGTGATGCTGGAGTACTTCTGGTGGGGATCAGTCTTCCTGCTGGGCGCGCCGGTGATGGCCCTGCTGGTGATCACCGGGCCCATCCTGCTGCCGGAGTACCGCTCCGAGCAGCCGGGCCGGCTGGACTTCCTCAGCGTGCTGATGCTGCTGGTCGGCGTGCTTCCGGTGGTCTACGGCATCAAGGAGTACGCCTCGCACGGCATTGAGGCCACCTCCTCGCTGATCCTCGCCGTGGGCCTGGCCATCTGCGCAGCCTTCGTACTGCGCCAGCGCAACCTCGAGTCGCCGCTCCTGGACCTGCGCCTGTTCAGCAGCCGTACCTTCGCGGCCGCCCTGGCCGTGCTGTCCCTGTCGATGTTCGTCATGGCCGGCGCGCAGTTCTTCCTGGCCCAGTTCCTGCAGATGGTGTCCGGGTACACGCCGATGGAGGCCGGACTGCTGATGCTGCCGATCTCCGTGATGATGGTCATCGGCATCATGGCGTCCCCCGGACTCGCCCAGAAGATCCGGCCCGCCTACCTGATGGCCGGCGGACTGGCGATCGCCGCCGTGGGCCTGTTCATCCTCAGCCGGCTGACCGAGGATTCCGGCATCGGCATGGTCATCGCCGGCGGCGCCATCATGAGCCTGGGCCTGGGCCCGACTCCGGCGCTGGGCACGGGCATGGTGCTCGCCACCGCTCCCGCGGAGAAGGCCGGCGAGGCCTCGGCCATCCAGGAGACCGCCGCCGAGCTGGGCGCCGCCCTGGGCATCGCCCTGCTGGGCGCGGTCGGCACCGCGGTCTACCGCGCCCAGGTGCAGGACAGCATTCCGGACGGCACCCCCGAAGCGGCCACGGCCGCGGCCGAGGACAGCATCGGCTCCGCCGTCGCGGCGGCGGAGGACCTCAGCGGGGACACCAAGGAGTCCCTCCTGGACGCCGTGCGCACCGCGTTCACCGACGGCATCCAGATCTCCTACACGGCCAGCGTGGTCATCGCCCTCGCCATCGCCCTGCTGGTGGCCACCCTGCTCCGCCGGGTCACGCCCACCCTCGAGGAGGAGGGCGAGGCCCCGCAGCCGGAGCAGAAGGTAACCGCGACGGGTGATCAGGCCAGGTAG